From one Leptospira stimsonii genomic stretch:
- a CDS encoding di-heme oxidoredictase family protein, with protein MKNKIKKMKEEFSSFKVSTYSNIRKGFLFGILFVLFSQCGILDPKKKNNDLELAAILLVLQNLDPGEQYSGGFTTTFDSTVNAFDLVAANLRDGGNIDFQGGNSFFNRLWVQGGNSASDGLGPVFNSTSCNGCHVKDGRGTPPASGSSVFSTMLIRVSKNGKDPITGGPVGLDNYGLQINDRGVAGPPLVDGEATTTVTFTEEPGTFPDGEAYSLRRPTFTISAWAFGIPPVVNQSPRTSPMIPGLGLLEAIPESTIRSFADPDDTDGDGISGKPNIVWDARLQKKVLGRFGWKANEPNLNQQNQGAFLGDIGITSPLFPTQNCTAAQADCLASTPGNNGTPEGTEISKKTADLVTLYTRLVSVPGRRNWTNADVVRGKELFTQVGCNACHKPYIFTGAIDGFPEISFQHIKPYTDLLLHDMGTDLADNREDFEATGTEWRTPPLWGTGLIQKVNGHNNLLHDGRARGHKEAILWHGGEALNSKNKFITLPKADRDKLILFLESL; from the coding sequence ATGAAAAACAAAATCAAGAAAATGAAGGAAGAATTTTCTTCCTTCAAGGTTTCAACATATTCTAATATACGAAAAGGATTCCTCTTTGGAATTCTTTTCGTTTTATTCTCACAGTGCGGAATTTTAGATCCTAAGAAAAAAAACAACGATCTAGAATTGGCCGCCATTCTTCTTGTCCTCCAAAATCTGGATCCGGGCGAACAATATTCCGGCGGATTTACGACGACCTTTGATAGTACGGTGAACGCGTTCGATTTGGTTGCGGCTAATCTTCGAGACGGCGGAAACATAGACTTTCAAGGTGGAAATTCCTTCTTCAATCGTCTTTGGGTTCAAGGCGGAAATTCCGCTTCCGACGGATTAGGTCCGGTCTTCAATAGTACCTCCTGCAACGGTTGTCACGTAAAGGACGGAAGAGGAACCCCACCCGCAAGCGGAAGTAGTGTTTTTTCCACGATGTTGATTCGAGTTAGTAAGAATGGAAAGGATCCGATTACGGGCGGCCCCGTAGGACTCGACAATTACGGACTTCAGATCAACGATCGCGGCGTAGCCGGTCCTCCACTAGTTGACGGAGAAGCGACCACAACGGTAACGTTCACGGAAGAACCGGGAACCTTTCCTGACGGAGAAGCCTATTCTCTCAGAAGACCGACCTTTACGATTTCCGCTTGGGCCTTCGGAATTCCTCCGGTGGTCAATCAATCTCCTCGTACGTCCCCTATGATTCCGGGGCTTGGACTTTTGGAGGCGATACCGGAATCTACGATTCGTTCTTTCGCCGATCCGGACGATACAGACGGAGATGGAATATCAGGAAAACCGAATATAGTTTGGGATGCGAGGCTTCAAAAGAAAGTTCTCGGTCGATTTGGATGGAAGGCGAACGAACCGAACTTAAATCAGCAAAACCAAGGCGCCTTCTTAGGCGATATAGGAATCACAAGCCCGCTCTTTCCTACTCAAAATTGTACTGCGGCCCAAGCGGATTGCCTAGCGTCCACACCTGGAAACAACGGAACACCGGAAGGCACCGAAATTTCCAAGAAGACCGCTGATCTTGTTACGTTGTATACAAGACTCGTAAGCGTTCCCGGTAGGAGAAACTGGACAAACGCGGATGTGGTTCGTGGAAAAGAACTCTTTACACAAGTCGGATGCAACGCCTGTCACAAACCGTATATCTTCACCGGCGCGATCGACGGCTTTCCGGAAATTTCTTTTCAACATATCAAACCGTATACGGATCTTCTTCTTCACGATATGGGAACCGATCTCGCCGACAATCGCGAAGACTTCGAAGCGACCGGAACGGAATGGAGAACCCCTCCACTTTGGGGAACCGGTCTCATTCAAAAAGTGAACGGACACAATAACCTCCTTCACGACGGAAGAGCAAGAGGTCACAAGGAAGCGATTCTCTGGCACGGAGGAGAGGCTCTCAATTCGAAGAATAAGTTTATCACTCTACCGAAAGCGGATCGTGACAAACTGATCCTCTTCCTGGAGTCTTTATGA
- a CDS encoding FAD-binding oxidoreductase translates to MTTTSTINKTELKSLIGPGKIFFRNDPDFDEATFLSFGTDRTKVHSPDFEILAFPTNTEEVAKIVKYAFENDISIVPSGGRTGYAGGAIAKNQELVLSLSKMDKVLDFDPFFGSIKVQAGMITKNLHKEAEERGFYFPVDFASTGSSHIGGNIATNAGGVRVVHYGLIRQWVLGLTVVTGSGQILEFNGEVLKNNTGYDLKQLFIGSEGTLGVITEATLKLTTKPLDNRVLLVAVPDFVSILSLFKETHQVKVPLLAFEFFTEYCLGKVKAHLGVSDPFSAPSPYYVLMEFEIADESDDEKLFGFLETITEKELISDGSLAQNSKQSETFWKYREGISESISIDYTVHKNDISLPLRNMEPFLVEMEALLKDEYPGFEIALFGHVGDGNLHLNIVKPKDLSNEEFFKRCKSVDPDMFRLLQKYHGSISAEHGIGLLKKDFLHFSRTEAEILLMKEIKKSMDPKNIMNPGKVF, encoded by the coding sequence ATGACCACAACTTCCACAATCAACAAAACGGAATTAAAATCCCTCATCGGCCCGGGAAAAATATTTTTTAGAAACGACCCTGACTTTGACGAAGCGACGTTTCTTTCTTTTGGAACGGACAGGACCAAAGTTCACAGTCCCGATTTCGAAATTCTCGCGTTTCCTACAAACACCGAAGAAGTTGCAAAAATCGTAAAATACGCTTTTGAAAACGATATCTCCATCGTTCCTTCCGGCGGAAGAACTGGTTACGCGGGAGGAGCGATCGCAAAAAATCAAGAATTGGTTCTTTCCCTTTCCAAGATGGATAAGGTCCTAGACTTCGATCCTTTTTTCGGAAGTATCAAAGTGCAAGCGGGAATGATCACGAAGAATCTTCATAAAGAGGCTGAAGAAAGAGGATTCTACTTTCCGGTGGACTTCGCATCCACGGGTTCTTCCCATATCGGCGGCAACATCGCGACTAACGCAGGAGGAGTGAGAGTCGTCCACTACGGACTCATTCGTCAGTGGGTCTTGGGACTAACCGTAGTTACCGGCTCCGGGCAAATCTTAGAATTCAACGGCGAAGTTCTTAAAAACAACACCGGATACGATCTCAAACAACTTTTTATCGGTTCCGAAGGAACGTTAGGCGTCATCACGGAAGCGACTCTGAAACTCACTACAAAACCACTGGACAACCGAGTTCTTCTCGTAGCCGTTCCCGATTTTGTCTCCATCCTTTCCCTCTTCAAGGAAACTCACCAGGTGAAGGTTCCCCTTCTCGCCTTCGAATTCTTCACCGAATATTGTCTCGGAAAAGTAAAAGCCCATCTGGGAGTTTCCGATCCGTTTTCGGCTCCGAGCCCATATTACGTTTTGATGGAATTCGAAATCGCCGACGAAAGCGACGACGAAAAACTATTCGGCTTCTTGGAAACGATCACGGAAAAGGAACTGATCAGCGACGGAAGTCTGGCCCAAAATTCCAAACAATCCGAAACATTTTGGAAGTATCGGGAAGGAATCAGCGAAAGTATTTCCATCGATTATACGGTTCATAAAAACGACATTTCGCTTCCTCTTCGAAATATGGAACCCTTCCTCGTCGAAATGGAAGCCCTCTTGAAAGACGAATATCCCGGTTTTGAAATCGCGCTCTTCGGTCACGTGGGCGACGGAAATCTTCACCTAAACATTGTTAAACCGAAAGATCTTTCCAACGAAGAATTCTTCAAAAGATGCAAGAGCGTGGATCCGGATATGTTCCGTTTATTACAAAAATATCATGGATCGATCAGCGCGGAACACGGAATCGGACTTTTAAAAAAGGACTTTCTCCATTTTTCCAGAACGGAAGCCGAAATTCTTCTGATGAAAGAAATCAAAAAATCCATGGATCCGAAGAACATCATGAATCCCGGAAAAGTGTTCTGA
- a CDS encoding bifunctional GNAT family N-acetyltransferase/carbon-nitrogen hydrolase family protein gives MISTNGAGGKKPRKKKKKIQSDHRIVIRALTLDDYEDVKEIMDIVFPEFDGAWKRNQYESQITKFPEGQICIEDNGKVVGAAISQIIKWSDYGDNHTYEEIVGKGDLKNHNEEGDSLYGVDIFVHPEYRGLRLGRRLYDARKELCERLNLKRIVVGAWMPGYENYEDSMTPAQYIEKVRDKEIYDPVLSFQLANGFHVRKLKRGYFGNTKGFSSYAVLLEWLNIYYEKEETTLIGGKKTVVRVGVVQLQMRPVTGIEELMKQVEFFVDTVAGYNVDFVLFPEFFNASLLAKYNDRSPSDAMRALSSHTESIIERMVELAVSYNVNIISGSMPEYRDETLHNVSYLCRRDGTYEEQYKLHVTPDEDFYWGVKGGYNLSVFNTDSCKIGILICFDVEFPELPRILAEQGMDILFVPFYTDTKNGYNRVRHCAMARAIENECYVVISGSVGALPHVENMDIQYAQSAVFTPSDFAFPHDCVAAESVPNTEMTLIADLDLDLLKELRKKGSVRNLSNRRKDLYELKWIHES, from the coding sequence ATGATTTCCACGAACGGAGCCGGTGGAAAAAAACCGAGGAAGAAAAAGAAGAAGATTCAATCCGATCATAGGATCGTCATCCGAGCTCTTACCTTGGATGACTACGAAGACGTGAAAGAAATCATGGACATCGTCTTTCCCGAGTTCGACGGTGCCTGGAAAAGAAATCAATACGAATCTCAGATCACAAAATTTCCGGAAGGCCAAATCTGTATCGAAGACAACGGAAAAGTCGTCGGTGCGGCGATCAGCCAAATCATCAAATGGTCCGATTACGGAGATAACCACACTTACGAAGAAATCGTAGGAAAGGGAGATCTCAAAAATCACAATGAAGAAGGAGATTCACTTTATGGAGTCGATATCTTTGTTCACCCGGAATACAGAGGTCTTCGTCTCGGTCGAAGATTGTATGACGCGAGAAAAGAACTCTGTGAAAGACTCAATCTCAAAAGAATCGTAGTCGGAGCTTGGATGCCCGGTTACGAAAACTATGAAGACTCGATGACTCCGGCGCAATACATCGAAAAGGTGAGAGACAAAGAAATCTACGATCCGGTTCTTTCCTTTCAACTTGCAAACGGCTTTCACGTGAGAAAACTAAAACGCGGTTACTTCGGTAACACGAAAGGTTTCAGTTCTTACGCGGTTCTATTAGAATGGTTGAATATATATTACGAGAAGGAAGAGACCACTCTCATCGGCGGCAAAAAAACGGTGGTCCGAGTGGGAGTCGTTCAACTTCAAATGCGCCCCGTTACCGGAATCGAAGAATTGATGAAACAGGTAGAATTTTTCGTGGATACGGTGGCCGGATACAACGTGGACTTTGTTTTATTCCCCGAATTCTTCAATGCCTCACTTCTTGCAAAATACAACGATCGAAGCCCTTCCGACGCGATGCGGGCCCTTTCCAGTCATACGGAAAGTATCATCGAAAGAATGGTGGAACTTGCGGTTTCATACAACGTGAATATCATCTCCGGAAGTATGCCGGAGTACAGGGACGAGACCCTTCACAACGTCTCCTATCTTTGTAGAAGGGACGGAACCTACGAAGAACAATATAAGTTGCACGTAACTCCGGACGAAGATTTCTACTGGGGAGTGAAAGGTGGTTACAACCTTTCCGTGTTCAACACGGATTCCTGCAAGATCGGAATTCTTATCTGCTTCGACGTGGAATTTCCGGAGCTCCCGAGAATTCTCGCGGAACAAGGAATGGACATTCTCTTTGTTCCTTTTTATACAGATACGAAAAACGGTTACAACAGAGTCAGACACTGCGCTATGGCGAGGGCCATCGAAAACGAATGTTATGTGGTGATCTCGGGTTCTGTTGGCGCGCTTCCTCACGTGGAGAATATGGACATTCAGTATGCTCAGTCCGCGGTTTTTACTCCTTCCGACTTTGCGTTTCCTCACGACTGTGTCGCCGCGGAATCGGTTCCAAATACGGAGATGACCTTGATCGCGGATTTGGATTTGGATCTCTTGAAAGAACTTCGTAAAAAAGGTTCCGTGAGAAATCTAAGCAATCGAAGAAAAGACTTATACGAACTCAAATGGATTCACGAATCATGA
- a CDS encoding transmembrane 220 family protein yields MDSRIMKAFSITIILLWILFAALQWNDPDPWLWMPIYLSVVSLYSGFLIYPEKTKIWLRTSLILSAAFSAGTVLAAMQIQNLSFDDEVTRETGGLILSAIVSRIPSYIIRKRELSEVSKG; encoded by the coding sequence ATGGATTCACGAATCATGAAAGCATTTTCGATCACCATCATTCTTCTTTGGATTTTGTTTGCGGCTCTTCAATGGAACGATCCGGATCCTTGGCTCTGGATGCCCATTTATCTAAGCGTCGTTTCATTATATTCAGGATTTTTAATCTATCCTGAGAAAACCAAAATCTGGCTGAGAACTTCTTTGATTCTTTCCGCCGCTTTTTCCGCGGGAACCGTTCTCGCCGCGATGCAAATCCAAAACCTTTCCTTCGACGACGAAGTTACGAGAGAAACGGGAGGTTTGATTCTTTCCGCGATCGTTTCTCGTATTCCGTCTTATATCATTCGGAAGAGAGAATTGAGTGAAGTTTCAAAAGGATGA
- a CDS encoding VTT domain-containing protein, whose amino-acid sequence MKFQKDEIFSYHEKRNFYSGLIFLSTVLIAATLFVLATSGILKLEIPGLSAIQKLVLYVSREIQKPSLIGVFFTTLFGGLFFFYLPIEFLYIRATYSKLDASDLIALHLLGLLISFSINYFLGRIAARACIKLISPKKFYRMKGFLNRYGVLAIFAFNVLPLPAPILSAILGVIRYKKKIFYPVFVAGQLSQSVVILFFVRFVFTGKVF is encoded by the coding sequence GTGAAGTTTCAAAAGGATGAGATTTTCTCGTATCACGAGAAAAGAAACTTCTATTCCGGTTTAATCTTTCTCTCCACCGTTTTAATCGCGGCGACACTTTTCGTCTTGGCGACTTCCGGGATTCTTAAATTGGAAATCCCGGGTTTGAGTGCGATTCAGAAACTTGTTCTTTATGTGAGCAGGGAAATTCAAAAACCGAGTTTGATCGGCGTCTTCTTTACGACCCTCTTCGGTGGTTTGTTTTTCTTTTATCTTCCCATCGAATTCTTATACATTCGCGCCACGTATTCCAAACTCGATGCGAGCGATCTCATCGCGCTTCATCTTCTCGGACTTCTGATTTCCTTTTCGATCAATTACTTTCTGGGAAGAATCGCGGCACGCGCTTGTATCAAACTCATAAGCCCGAAAAAATTCTATAGAATGAAAGGATTTTTAAATCGTTACGGCGTCTTGGCGATTTTTGCTTTCAATGTACTTCCCTTGCCGGCACCGATTTTAAGCGCGATCCTCGGTGTGATCCGTTATAAGAAGAAAATCTTTTATCCGGTTTTTGTTGCGGGACAACTTTCTCAGTCCGTCGTGATTCTCTTTTTTGTTCGTTTTGTTTTCACTGGAAAAGTTTTTTGA
- a CDS encoding imelysin family protein, producing MRNLEFSNKLRKNAELAKKVKILLLTFFVILPGIRCEEIGKISGAETLLVALFANASTGEFLNYTANQVAVPQFSKLLVASNQLKTSAATYQTTAGTGTGQTDLADLQNKWLAARKLFKQAEIFYINRSYLPSTYFHRLDGYILGETNRPVSTDLDTAAGTSPSSSTVDGYPLARKGFAALEYFIFDNGANVHTLAAIDAANGGSAGRKAYIASLATVIQLDCQRLYNSWNSSFANEFATGSNSFNGIKDAVDSFINGIVQLEYTNQDIRIGVPAGLTLAGTTQYPAKLESIFSDSSYRDLLSSVEGLELVYLGNGEADSRSLSYLVKLQNSSLDTRVKNKMTTLKNNLQSRINASATLKADLTGNLTFVDEQVYDLFKDLRNTFATEVIGILGANALPSNADGD from the coding sequence ATGAGAAATTTAGAATTTTCTAATAAACTCAGAAAAAACGCCGAACTTGCAAAAAAAGTCAAAATTCTTCTTTTGACCTTCTTTGTGATTCTTCCGGGAATCCGTTGTGAGGAAATCGGGAAGATCTCCGGCGCCGAAACCTTGTTGGTCGCCCTTTTTGCAAACGCAAGTACGGGAGAATTTTTGAATTATACCGCCAATCAAGTGGCGGTTCCTCAGTTCAGCAAACTCTTGGTTGCTTCGAATCAATTGAAAACAAGCGCCGCGACGTACCAAACGACCGCTGGAACCGGAACAGGACAAACAGATTTAGCAGATCTTCAAAACAAATGGTTAGCCGCCAGAAAACTTTTCAAACAAGCGGAGATCTTTTATATTAACCGTTCCTACCTTCCTTCCACATACTTCCATAGGCTAGACGGATATATTTTGGGGGAAACCAATCGACCGGTTTCGACCGATTTAGATACGGCGGCAGGAACCAGTCCATCCTCAAGCACAGTAGACGGTTACCCGCTCGCAAGAAAAGGATTTGCGGCATTGGAATATTTTATCTTCGATAACGGAGCCAACGTACACACATTAGCCGCAATCGATGCCGCAAATGGAGGAAGCGCCGGCAGAAAAGCATACATTGCATCTCTCGCAACCGTTATCCAGCTCGATTGCCAAAGACTTTATAACTCTTGGAACTCCTCATTCGCAAACGAGTTTGCGACAGGTTCCAATTCGTTTAACGGAATCAAGGATGCGGTCGATTCGTTTATCAACGGGATCGTTCAGTTGGAATATACCAACCAGGACATTCGTATCGGTGTTCCAGCCGGATTGACACTCGCCGGCACAACTCAATATCCCGCGAAGCTGGAGTCGATTTTCAGCGATTCCTCCTATCGAGATCTACTTTCTTCGGTAGAAGGTCTCGAACTCGTTTACTTGGGCAACGGGGAAGCGGATTCCAGGTCCCTAAGTTATCTTGTAAAATTGCAGAATAGCTCTTTGGATACGAGAGTTAAAAACAAAATGACCACTCTCAAAAACAATCTCCAGAGTAGAATCAACGCATCCGCCACGTTAAAAGCGGATTTGACCGGAAATTTGACTTTTGTCGACGAACAAGTATACGATCTATTCAAAGACCTAAGAAACACCTTCGCGACCGAAGTCATCGGAATTCTCGGAGCGAATGCCCTTCCTTCGAACGCGGACGGAGATTAG
- a CDS encoding imelysin family protein, protein MDLKKTSLFLIPCLIGLILFANCKPDKNNNDSTILAGIIALGSVPTATKAQVVDRYLQLGYQSYDQSYQDAVALQTAVNTFAGTVTPTAADHTNLKNLFVIARASYLVTEAFRFSSGPIDNSDVVGCGAAADGSGGFECEGLLNAWPLDEDAIDNFINGGTAATYANILAVNGDSGATGPNEGVDEKIVTVGWHAIEYLLWGKDLSGAPAGVNQVSGQRPVGDFNGAAGVPAKRKAYLKAITDAMVLQLRLIRDQFSDGTTYSNLMKSNPSAGLTNIFQGLGKFIAGEWGGQRLTGTFDGLQEEEHSCFSDTTKADFYYDAQGVLNLWTGSFQIKKGTVISTGPGLSTLFGTLTAPPIGSQLVASRDAFCINLPEQVADPNYTTSCPTGSLTGRYDQIIRNTDSEYNILFNTQKLIGDTLKKTITDAAKAVGVSITDFSI, encoded by the coding sequence ATGGATCTAAAAAAAACATCTCTCTTTCTCATACCTTGCCTCATCGGGCTTATCCTTTTTGCGAATTGCAAACCGGATAAGAATAACAACGATTCGACGATCCTCGCAGGAATCATAGCCTTAGGATCCGTTCCCACGGCGACAAAGGCCCAAGTGGTAGACCGTTATCTTCAATTGGGATATCAATCCTACGATCAAAGTTATCAGGACGCCGTTGCACTTCAAACCGCAGTGAATACGTTTGCTGGAACGGTGACCCCGACTGCGGCAGATCATACCAACTTAAAAAATCTCTTTGTGATCGCCCGAGCTTCTTACCTCGTAACCGAAGCATTCCGTTTTTCATCCGGCCCGATCGATAACTCCGACGTAGTCGGTTGTGGTGCCGCGGCAGACGGATCTGGAGGTTTCGAATGTGAAGGCCTTTTGAATGCCTGGCCTTTGGACGAAGATGCAATCGATAATTTTATCAATGGCGGCACCGCGGCAACGTACGCGAATATTCTCGCAGTCAATGGTGACTCAGGAGCGACCGGACCAAATGAAGGGGTCGACGAAAAGATTGTTACAGTCGGATGGCACGCGATTGAATACCTCCTCTGGGGAAAGGACCTCTCAGGTGCACCGGCAGGCGTTAATCAGGTTTCCGGCCAACGCCCTGTAGGCGACTTCAATGGTGCGGCAGGTGTTCCCGCTAAAAGAAAAGCTTACTTAAAAGCGATTACGGATGCGATGGTACTTCAATTAAGACTCATCCGCGACCAATTCTCCGATGGAACCACTTATTCCAATCTTATGAAATCCAATCCAAGCGCGGGACTCACAAATATCTTCCAAGGACTTGGAAAGTTCATCGCGGGAGAATGGGGCGGACAAAGACTTACAGGAACATTCGACGGATTACAGGAAGAGGAACATTCCTGCTTTAGCGATACAACCAAAGCGGACTTTTACTATGACGCACAAGGTGTCTTGAATCTCTGGACTGGCTCGTTTCAAATCAAAAAAGGAACCGTTATATCTACCGGTCCCGGTTTAAGCACTCTGTTCGGAACACTCACAGCTCCTCCGATCGGCTCACAACTTGTCGCTTCGAGAGACGCCTTTTGCATCAACCTTCCCGAGCAGGTCGCGGATCCGAACTATACGACTTCCTGTCCTACGGGTTCTTTGACAGGTCGTTACGATCAGATCATCCGAAACACGGACTCCGAATACAATATTCTTTTTAACACGCAGAAATTGATCGGAGATACTCTGAAAAAAACGATCACGGACGCGGCGAAAGCGGTCGGCGTTTCGATCACGGACTTCTCTATCTAA
- a CDS encoding TonB-dependent receptor family protein translates to MYKKSILSLSILIFFLISWGVPAQPQEITENKDKPAPAPNPEEAEKEKWSRGTISVIGKKKNDLKRIPGSATVIEKEYLEQTRPVDSMEVLRRVPGASIRYQDTGLILNIGFRGVNSDLGRKVLVLEDGIFTSLNPYSAPEQYYTPNIDRMERIEVVKGSGAILFGPSTIGGVVNFITKRPPKDPVLSVSMQGGSYGFFSSQISYGGTFGNTGIDIMVLRKQGNGFRDHQDFRLHEVSFKSVTDLNEKHALTTKFVGTVQDANMTYLGLTTAQFWNNSSSNFAEQDNRKLQRYSGDIGHEWKLTDNSKLVTKVYAAYTERNWARQNYVRNTGSFFGTLPGNVIKAYDTEPFVNRPGDTVYMLDSVGHRDRTYRFVGAESRYQQDYQFFGIKNQLDAGLRYHYETADIKYVDGPSTPDYAIFGNGLGNPATGTASSEYSLAKSGQLRDHEVNNTKSVAGFAQNSFKFYDKFSVIPGVRYETFTQNRTILRQQAVDPVTNQPDSNSPPQEVDKGSTHTYHVLIPGLGLTYDIKKDLTWFAGAHKGFSPPRYQDALNNSGVINKIDPEYSYNYETGFRGDITNYLNAQVTYFDLNYINQIIITSSTSGNDSASSAKNGGRTYSRGLETNITFDPAKIFDANFKLPIEFIYTRADAKMNQYSIDTSKITANQSLLDFVVTQRDKNGNYVPYVSRDTATISFGYVHPKGFYARADYQYFSAQFHDDTNTRTVYWADSITDPLGKKVLQYLNITSDSSGETGVIPAYAIVNANFGYKDPIKRWSVFISGKNLGDVRYISGRLPEGIQVGPFRQINVGVSFEL, encoded by the coding sequence ATGTATAAAAAATCAATTCTGTCTCTCTCTATTCTTATCTTTTTCCTCATCTCTTGGGGAGTTCCCGCACAACCTCAGGAAATTACGGAAAATAAGGATAAGCCGGCTCCTGCCCCGAATCCGGAAGAAGCCGAAAAGGAAAAGTGGTCCCGAGGAACCATTTCCGTGATCGGAAAAAAGAAAAACGACCTCAAACGAATCCCCGGTTCTGCAACCGTGATCGAAAAAGAATACCTCGAACAAACTCGCCCGGTGGATTCGATGGAAGTTCTTCGAAGAGTTCCAGGGGCTTCGATTCGTTATCAAGATACGGGTCTGATCTTGAACATCGGTTTTAGAGGAGTCAACAGCGACCTTGGAAGAAAGGTCCTCGTCCTTGAAGACGGAATTTTCACTTCTCTCAATCCTTATTCCGCGCCGGAACAATATTATACGCCTAACATCGATCGTATGGAAAGAATCGAGGTAGTCAAAGGATCCGGAGCCATCCTCTTCGGACCTTCCACAATCGGCGGCGTCGTGAACTTTATTACCAAACGTCCTCCAAAAGATCCGGTCCTTTCCGTTTCTATGCAAGGTGGATCTTACGGATTTTTCTCTTCTCAGATTTCTTACGGTGGAACTTTTGGAAACACCGGTATCGACATTATGGTCCTTAGAAAACAAGGAAACGGTTTCCGAGATCATCAAGACTTCCGACTTCATGAAGTTTCTTTTAAATCCGTCACGGATCTCAATGAGAAACACGCTCTTACGACCAAATTCGTTGGCACAGTTCAAGACGCGAACATGACCTATCTCGGCTTGACGACGGCTCAATTTTGGAACAATTCTTCTTCGAACTTTGCCGAACAGGACAATCGTAAACTTCAGAGATATTCCGGAGACATCGGTCACGAATGGAAACTCACGGACAATTCTAAACTCGTCACAAAAGTTTACGCGGCTTATACGGAAAGAAACTGGGCAAGACAGAATTATGTTCGGAACACTGGCTCCTTTTTCGGCACACTTCCGGGTAACGTAATCAAAGCGTATGATACCGAACCTTTTGTCAATAGACCTGGAGACACCGTTTATATGTTGGATAGCGTGGGACATCGGGATCGCACCTATCGTTTCGTCGGTGCCGAATCCCGTTATCAGCAGGACTATCAATTCTTCGGAATTAAGAATCAGTTGGACGCCGGTCTTCGCTATCACTATGAAACCGCAGATATCAAATACGTCGACGGACCGTCTACTCCGGATTATGCGATCTTCGGCAACGGATTGGGAAATCCTGCGACCGGTACCGCGTCTTCCGAATATTCTCTCGCGAAGTCGGGACAACTCAGGGATCACGAGGTCAACAATACGAAGTCGGTCGCGGGCTTCGCACAGAACAGTTTTAAATTCTATGATAAATTTTCTGTGATTCCCGGAGTTCGTTACGAGACGTTCACCCAAAATCGTACGATTCTCCGTCAACAAGCGGTCGATCCCGTTACGAACCAGCCGGATTCGAATTCTCCTCCTCAAGAAGTCGACAAAGGAAGCACACACACGTATCACGTTCTCATCCCAGGTCTGGGTCTTACCTACGACATCAAAAAGGATCTCACCTGGTTTGCGGGAGCTCACAAAGGTTTCTCCCCTCCCCGTTATCAGGATGCCTTGAATAACTCGGGTGTAATCAATAAAATCGATCCTGAATATTCTTATAACTATGAGACGGGATTTCGCGGAGACATTACAAATTACTTAAATGCTCAGGTCACTTACTTTGATCTGAATTATATCAACCAAATCATCATCACTTCTTCCACATCCGGAAACGATTCCGCCTCCTCAGCAAAGAACGGCGGAAGAACATACAGCCGCGGTCTGGAGACGAACATCACTTTTGATCCTGCAAAAATCTTCGACGCAAACTTCAAACTTCCGATCGAGTTTATCTACACGAGAGCGGACGCGAAGATGAATCAATATTCCATCGATACTTCTAAAATTACTGCTAACCAATCCCTTTTGGATTTTGTAGTCACGCAAAGAGATAAAAACGGAAATTACGTCCCCTATGTTTCGAGAGACACCGCCACCATTTCTTTCGGATACGTTCATCCAAAAGGATTTTACGCAAGAGCGGATTATCAGTATTTTTCCGCTCAGTTCCACGACGACACAAACACTCGGACCGTCTATTGGGCGGATTCGATCACGGATCCACTCGGAAAAAAAGTATTACAATATTTGAATATTACTTCGGACAGTTCCGGGGAAACCGGAGTGATTCCCGCTTACGCTATCGTAAACGCAAACTTTGGATACAAGGATCCTATCAAACGTTGGAGCGTCTTTATCTCAGGGAAGAATTTGGGGGATGTCCGTTATATCTCCGGTCGTCTTCCTGAAGGAATCCAAGTTGGACCTTTTCGCCAGATCAACGTTGGAGTCAGCTTTGAACTCTGA